Proteins from a genomic interval of Corythoichthys intestinalis isolate RoL2023-P3 chromosome 3, ASM3026506v1, whole genome shotgun sequence:
- the LOC130913973 gene encoding AP-3 complex subunit sigma-1 isoform X2, whose amino-acid sequence MIKAILIFNNHGKPRLSKFYEHYTEDTEQQIIRETFHLVSKRDENVCNFLEGGMLIGGSDYKLIYRHYATLYFVFCVDSSESELGILDLIQVFVETLDKCFENVCELDLIFHVDKVHNILAEMVMGGMVLETNMNEIITQVDAQNKMEKSEINTLPFIRTKRSHLSR is encoded by the exons ATGATAAAAGCCATTTTAATATTCAACAACCACGGCAAGCCGAGGCTGTCCAAGTTCTACGAGCATTAC ACTGAAGACACAGAGCAACAGATCATCAGGGAAACATTCCACTTAGTGTCCAAAAGAGATGAGAATGTCTGCAATTTCCTTGAAGGTGGAAT GTTGATTGGGGGATCTGACTACAAGCTGATCTACAGACACTATGCcacgttgtactttgtgttctgCGTGGACTCCTCAGAGAGTGAACTAGGAATTTTAGATTTAATACAG GTATTTGTGGAAACGCTGGACAAATGTTTTGAGAATGTCTGTGAACTTGACCTCATTTTTCACGTAGACAAG GTTCACAACATTCTGGCTGAGATGGTGATGGGCGGGATGGTGCTGGAGACCAATATGAATGAGATAATCACCCAGGTGGACGCCCAGAATAAGATGGAGAAGTCTGAG ATCAACACTCTGCCATTCATACGGACAAAACGGTCCCATCTCTCCAGATGA
- the LOC130913973 gene encoding AP-3 complex subunit sigma-1 isoform X3, translating into MIKAILIFNNHGKPRLSKFYEHYTEDTEQQIIRETFHLVSKRDENVCNFLEGGMLIGGSDYKLIYRHYATLYFVFCVDSSESELGILDLIQVFVETLDKCFENVCELDLIFHVDKVHNILAEMVMGGMVLETNMNEIITQVDAQNKMEKSETFIFQSTRQDR; encoded by the exons ATGATAAAAGCCATTTTAATATTCAACAACCACGGCAAGCCGAGGCTGTCCAAGTTCTACGAGCATTAC ACTGAAGACACAGAGCAACAGATCATCAGGGAAACATTCCACTTAGTGTCCAAAAGAGATGAGAATGTCTGCAATTTCCTTGAAGGTGGAAT GTTGATTGGGGGATCTGACTACAAGCTGATCTACAGACACTATGCcacgttgtactttgtgttctgCGTGGACTCCTCAGAGAGTGAACTAGGAATTTTAGATTTAATACAG GTATTTGTGGAAACGCTGGACAAATGTTTTGAGAATGTCTGTGAACTTGACCTCATTTTTCACGTAGACAAG GTTCACAACATTCTGGCTGAGATGGTGATGGGCGGGATGGTGCTGGAGACCAATATGAATGAGATAATCACCCAGGTGGACGCCCAGAATAAGATGGAGAAGTCTGAG ACGTTTATCTTTCAGTCTACCAGGCAGGACAGGTAG
- the LOC130912821 gene encoding gastrula zinc finger protein XlCGF57.1-like has product MASYGGQPKQLDFADFQQLMSREEILCPQLHGGASNFQPEDSPNRCVKEEPPQSPHIKEEEEELLSVHIKEEEEEFDVFKLQMTDVSVKSEDDEDNEAQRSQLYHQSSSGDRRERPPPDKLRPLSATDDLEEHSTSDADCAGDDKQLNCSDMEDALVDEEASQTPPKSFICSVCGESFAQEALLEHLKTHNGEKTFCCTICGKAFPKKSLMLKHRKTHAGEKPFCCSTCGKRFTLNSNMVKHMKTHLDERPFTCSICGKTFSRRSNMLKHMRTHTGEKPFSCSICGGRFTVKQTMTEHMKSHTGERPFSCSICGKTFSQKRHLVKHLRTHTGEKPFNCSICGKSFSRKDKMETHRRKHTEEELISCSICGQNFLNKQNLLSHMKIHGGEKPFSCSICGQKFTQKQSLISHVKAHAGDKPFCCSICGKTYARKDYLEMHMRSHTGEKPFNCSTCGKLFTQKSIMVRHMKTHSGEKPFSCSSCDTKFSYKSHLVSHMRTHTGEKPFQCTVCGQGLSKKSSIVQHMRTHTGEKPYRCSTCGKSFVQRANLTAHLQETHNNGE; this is encoded by the coding sequence ACTTCCAGCAGCTGATGAGTCGTGAGGAAATCCTTTGTCCTCAATTGCACGGGGGTGCCTCCAATTTTCAACCTGAGGAttcaccaaaccgctgcgttaaAGAGGAGCCTCCACAGTCTCCTCACATtaaagaggaagaggaggagctaCTGTCTGTCCACATTaaagaggaagaagaagagtTCGATGTCTTCAAGTTGCAAATGACTGATGTCTCTGTGAAGAGCGAAGATGATGAAGACAATGAAGCGCAGCGGTCACAGTTGTATCATCAAAGCTCGAGCGGAGACCGTCGTGAAAGACCACCACcagacaagctcaggcctctgtCAGCCACTGACGACTTGGAAGAACATTCAACAAGCGATGCAGACTGCGCAGGTGACGACAAACAGCTGAATTGCTCGGACATGGAAGATGCTCTCGTCGATGAGGAAGCGTCACAAACACCTCCAAAATCTTTTATTTGCTCAGTTTGCGGCGAAAGCTTTGCTCAAGAAGCACTTCTTGAACACTTGAAAACCCACAAcggagaaaaaacattttgttgcaCAATTTGCGGAAAAGCCTTCCCTAAGAAATCACTCATGCTTAAACACAGAAAAACACACGCAGGTGAAAAACCCTTTTGTTGCTCAACTTGTGGCAAAAGATTCACTCTAAATTCAAACATGGTTAAACACATGAAAACGCACTTGGATGAAAGACCCTTCACTTGCTCAATTTGCGGTAAAACATTCTCTCGCAGGTCCAACATGTTGAAACAcatgagaacacacacagggGAAAAACCCTTCAGCTGCTCAATTTGTGGTGGAAGATTCACTGTAAAGCAAACCATGACGGAACACATGAAGAGTCACACAGGAGAAAGACCTTTTAGTTGTTCAATTTGTGGTAAAACATTCTCTCAAAAACGGCATCTGGTGAAACACTTGAGAACGCACACAGGAGAAAAACCCTTTAATTGCTCAATTTGTGGCAAATCCTTCTCAAGAAAGGACAAGATGGAAACACACAGAAGAAAACACACAGAAGAAGAACTAATAAGTTGCTCCATTTGTGGTCAGAATTTTCTGAACAAGCAAAACCTGCTCTCTCACATGAAAATCCATGGAGGAGAAAAACCCTTTAGTTGCTCCatttgtggtcaaaaattcacTCAAAAACAAAGTCTTATATCACACGTTAAAGCACACGCGGGAGACAAACCCTTTTGTTGCTCCATTTGTGGTAAAACATATGCCAGAAAAGACTATTTGGAGATGCACATGAGAAGCCACACAGGAGAAAAACCTTTCAATTGCTCCACTTGTGGTAAACTGTTCACTCAAAAGTCAATCATGGTACGACACATGAAAACACACtcaggagaaaagccttttagttgctCATCTTGTGACACAAAATTTTCTTACAAATCACACCTGGTGTCGCACATGAGGACGCACACAGGAGAAAAACCCTTTCAATGCACAGTATGTGGTCAAGGGCTATCTAAAAAGTCGTCTATTGTTCAACAcatgagaacacacacaggagAAAAACCCTATAGGTGTTCTACTTGTGGTAAAAGTTTTGTTCAAAGAGCCAATTTGACTGCACACTTGCAGGAGACACATAACAATGGGGAGTAA
- the LOC130913498 gene encoding gastrula zinc finger protein XlCGF8.2DB-like: protein MLNEESDRHRGQIEAAQMVKHEQDVQQLIRCQEKRPLQVEGGALYAHIIEKGEDPEPSYVKEEREELEIIKLPLTVVSVKSEDDKAPESPQLAHHSPSKEQRGRTPLDKLIAPLSDSDDLEDMNNVDGGGDSKPSEGSEKKMGFKCSVCGKSFAKNGPMIRHMRTHTGEKPFTCSVCRKGFSNKSDMVRHMRIHTGEKPFTCSLCEKTFTHKESLVAHMRTHTGEKPFICSVCGKTFTQNSSMVAHIRIHTGEKPYCCSVCGKRFILKPNMVSHMRTHSGEKPYSCSVCNKSFSFKSCVVTHMRTHTGEKPFRCSLCGERYAQRANLTAHKRIHKVE, encoded by the exons ATGTTAAACGAGGAGAGCGACCGCCACCGAGGACAAATCGAAGCTGCCCAGATGGTGAAGCACGAACAGG ATGTGCAGCAGCTGATTAGATGCCAAGAAAAACGTCCCCTTCAGGTGGAAGGGGGTGCACTCTACGCTCACATTATAGAAAAAGGTGAGGATCCAGAGCCCTCTTACGTTAAGGAAGAAAGGGAGGAGCTTGAGATCATCAAACTGCCTCTGACGGTCGTCTCGGTGAAGAGTGAGGATGACAAAGCGCCCGAGTCACCTCAGCTCGCTCATCACAGCCCAAGCAAAGAACAGCGTGGAAGAACACCACTTGACAAACTCATAGCGCCACTGTCAGACAGCGATGACCTTGAAGACATGAACAATGTGGACGGCGGGGGTGACAGCAAACCATCAGAAGGCTCCGAGAAGAAGATGGGTTTCAAATGCTCGGTTTGTGGTAAATCGTTTGCTAAAAATGGCCCGATGATAAGACACATGCGAACGCACACGGGAGAAAAACCCTTTACATGCTCAGTTTGTAGGAAAGGCTTTAGTAATAAGTCTGACATGGTTCGGCACATGAGAATACACACAGGAGAAAAACCTTTCACTTGCTCTCTGTGTGAGAAAACATTCACTCATAAAGAAAGTTTGGTGGCACACATGAGAacgcacactggagaaaaacccttCATTTGCTCTGTTTGTGGTAAAACTTTCACTCAAAATTCGAGTATGGTAGCACACATTAGAATACACACAGGAGAAAAACCCTATTGTTGCTCAGTGTGTGGCAAAAGATTCATTCTAAAGCCAAACATGGTATCACACATGAGAACACACTCGGGAGAAAAACCTTACTCTTGCTCGGTGTGCAACAAATCATTCTCCTTTAAATCGTGTGTAGTAACGCATATGAGAACACACACTGGGGAAAAACCATTTCGTTGCTCACTGTGCGGTGAAAGATATGCTCAAAGGGCCAACTTGACTGCACATAAGCGGATACACAAAGTGGAATAA